The Lonchura striata isolate bLonStr1 chromosome Z, bLonStr1.mat, whole genome shotgun sequence genome window below encodes:
- the TMEM171 gene encoding transmembrane protein 171, with translation MYPVAVPAPGGEGSNGQHGKLIFFLFVFGAVLLCAGFFLSVFILQSCPSGSFSDCNEVLKAAGPVLAVAGLVCVLLARSRARMYIRQRQLQNEQVYSLVFCRGNCQFAQFLIFGFLFLTSGMLISVLGIWVPGCSPVWHTIQLNHTGTSDKDLQGCGFLSLQILGPLIVLTGLCFFVIAHVKKKQNININEDSYESEEHPQSPESFQVTVGDAVMVFPPPPPPYFADPMSPTVTHCLMSSVLPTSENPPPYHSIFSDGAQLADDERTVAVRDYESIYAISGSSSPSDILPVVYLSSESPPKYEEKASITNNEYSPSSSLSFSSIFLATSDTSS, from the exons ATGTATCCGGTGGCTGTCCCTGCACCAGGAGGTGAAGGAAGTAATGGACAACATgggaaacttatttttttcctttttgtttttggaGCTGTGTTGCTCTGtgctggattttttctttcagtctttaTTCTCCAGTCGTGTCCATCTGGAAGCTTCAGTGACTGTAACGAGGTCCTCAAGGCTGCTGGGCCAGTGCTGGCTGTAGCTGGACTGGTTTGTGTTTTACTGGCACGATCAAGGGCCAGGATGTATATAAGACAAAGACAATTGCAAAATGAGCAGGTGTACAGCCTTGTTTTTTGTCGTGGGAACTGTCAGTTTGCCCAGTTTCTCATATTTGGATTCCTGTTTTTAACTAGTGGAATGTTAATTAGTGTCCTGGGCATTTGGGTACCTGGTTGCAGCCCTGTCTGGCATACGATACAGCTCAACCACACTGGCACTTCTGACAAAGACCTCCAGGGCTGTGGATTCCTGTCACTTCAAATCTTGGGACCCTTGATTGTGCTCACTGGGTTGTGTTTCTTCGTGATAGCTCATgttaaaaagaagcaaaacatAAATATCAATGAAGACTCCTATGAAAGTGAAGAACATCCTCAGAGCCCTGAATCCTTTCAGGTTACAGTAG GTGATGCTGTGATGGTATTTCCACCCCCACCGCCTCCTTATTTTGCTGACCCTATGTCACCAACTGTGACTCATTGTCTTATGTCAAGTGTTTTGCCTACAAGTGAAAATCCACCACCATACCACTCTATCTTCAGTGATGG AGCACAGCTTGCTGATGATGAAAGAACAGTTGCTGTTAGAGACTATGAATCCATATATGCAATTTCTGGAAGCAGCTCACCTTCAGATATTTTACCAGTGGTATACCTTTCTTCTGAATCACCACCAAAATATGAAGAGAAAGCATCAATAACAAATAATGAATATTCGCCATCTTCTTCCTtatctttttcatctattttcTTAGCCACATCTGACACCAGCTCGTAA